The DNA segment ACCGCGGCGTAGCCGCGGATCACCCCGCGCTGCTCCAGCCTGCGGACGCGCTGATGAACCGCCGAGGTGGACAGGCCGGTGGCCTTGCCCAGGTCGGTGTAGCTCATCCGCCCGTCCTTGACGAGCAACTCCACGATGTGACGGTCCAGCTCCTCCATACGGATCAATCTATGGCCATGAGTCGTTCCCGGCACAGCTGCCCAGCCCTTGGGACAGCACCTGCACCCGGCATGTGACCAACGCCACATGTTTACGGGCCAGTAGTCGGACACGGAACGGTTACGGCCGAGTGGTGGCGGGAAGTGCTTGCTGTGGCCGAGGCCACAGTGTCGCTGCGGCCCATCCGAGGGGGGATTTCCCATGCCGAACCTGAAACTCACCGGACGTACCGAACCGGAACCCGTCGACCTGTTCGACGACGACGCTCCCGACGCGTACGACACCCTGGAGATGCGCCGGGTCGTCTGCGCGGACTGCGCGCAGCCCATCGCGCTCCTCGCGGACGAGGAGGTGCTTCCGGAGCACGCGCTGTGCCCGTCCCCGTGGAATCCGTTCGTACTGACCGTGTGCCCCGGTACGGGTCGCGCCGCCGGTGACCGTCCGGCCGAGGCGGACGGGACGCAGGAGCAGGAGACCGCGCTGCTGCTGACGCTGCCGCAGGGCCTCGACTGGCGTACGCAGCCCTTCTCGCACGCCGGGGGCGCCGGTTCGCGCCCGATCCGGGTGCCGCGCCAGCCCCGGCGCGAGGCGGCCTGAGCCCGTCCTCCCACAGGTGCGGCCGGGGTGCGCGAGCGGCCCGGCAGCCGGAGCGACCGGGTGAACAAGCGCCCTAATCGAACAACCAGTGACCCCGCCGCGCGGCGGGGCGTTGGGCGGGTATGACCCCGCTGCATTCCACGGCAGGCCCAGGTCGCCGCCGTCTTGTCGCCCCGCCTCCCGAAGAATCGGTTCCGCAGCCCGGTTCCGTACCGGCGTCGCGGTCCGAAGCTCCCTGTTCCGCGCCGCGCGCGGTGCCGCAGTCGAGCGATCCGCCCATCTACCGGGCGCTGCTGCGGCACTGGGAGAGCACCGGCCGGACCCTGCCGGGCCGCCATGACCAGGACTGGAACCGGATCATGACGACACCCGTGTGGTCGGACCGGCCGCCGCGGGTCAGCGGGACTCGGGGCCCGCGAGGTGGCGGGCGATGACCATCCGCTGGATCTGATTGGTGCCCTCGACGATCTGCAGCACCTTGGCCTCGCGCATCAGACGCTCGACGGGGAAATCCTGCGTGTAGCCGTAGCCGCCGAGCACCTGGACGGCGTCGACGGTCACCTGCATCGCCGCGTCCGTGCAGAAGAGCTTGGCCATGGCGGCCTGGCGCGAGAACGGGCGGCCGGCGTCCCGCAGCCGGGCGGCCGCCAGGTAGAGCGCGCGGCCCGCCTCGATCCGGGTGGCCATGTCGGCGAGCATGAAGCGCAGGCCCTGGAAGTCCGCGATGGGGCGGCCGAATTGCTTGCGGCCGGTGGCGTAGTCGAGGGACGCGTTCAGCGCGGCCTGGGCGACGCCGATGGCGCAGGCGGCGATGCCGAGCCGGCCGGAGTCCAGCGCGGACAGGGCGATCGCGAAGCCCTGGCCCTCGTCGCCGATCCGGCGGGAGTCGGGGATGCGCACCCCGTCGAAGTTCAGCTGGGCGGTGGGCGAGCCCTTCATGCCCATCTTCTTCTCGGGGGCGGCGGCGCTCAGCCCGGCCGCGTCGCCGGGGACGAGGAAGGCGGTGATGCCGCGGGCGCCCTCGACGCCGGTGCGCGCCAGGACGGTGTAGAAGTCGGCGATGCCGCCGTGGGTGATCCAGGCCTTGGTGCCGGTGAGGACCCAGTCGTCGCCGTCCCGCACGGCCTTGGTGCGCAGCGAGGCGGCGTCGGAGCCGGACGCGGGCTCGGAGAGGCAGTAGGCGCCGAGCAGGCCGCCGGAGAGCATCGCCCGCAGGTGTTCGCCGCGCTGGTCCTTGGTGCCGTAGCCGGCGAGCGCGTGGCAGGCCAGGGAGTGGACGCTGACGCCGAGGCCGACGGTGAGCCGGGCCGCGGCGAGCTCTTCCAGGACCTGGAGGTAGACCTCGTACGGCTGGTCGCCGCCGCCGTGCTCGGAGTCGTAGGGCAGCCCGAGCAGACCGGATTCGGAGAGCAGGGCGAAGACCTCGCGGGGGAACCGGCCCGATTCCTCCTCCTCGGCCGCGTACGGCGCGATCTCCCGTTGGGCGATGTCGCGGACGAGCGCGATGAGCTCGCGGGACTCCTCGGTGGGCAGACTGCGTTCGACCCACTGCGGTACTCGGTCGGACATGACGGCGCTCTCCTCCCTGTCGGGCGTTGCGGCGGTCGCGCGCGCGGGGTGTGAGCGGCGCCGCCGGGGGGATCTCCGGGCGATGCCCGAAATCACTGCACTCCAGCCGATGTTGCCCTCCCGGATTACGAGAGACGCAGGCAGACGGCTGTGGCGGGTCGAGTATGCCCGATCGGATGGCGTCCGTCACCGGTTGACCGAACATACGATCAGCCGGGTCCGCGGGTGGCGGAGTTCGCCGGACCGGGCGGGGAGGGGTACGGCTCAGAGCAGGCCGAGCTGGGTGATGAGCATGGCGACGACGACCACGAGCGTCCAGCCGGCGAGGTGCTCCAGGAGCTTGGGGCCGTCGTCGGGGCCTCCGGTACGGGAGCGGCGGCGGGCGGCGGTGGCGGTGTGTGCGGTCATGGCATCTCGTTCGGTCGGCCGGTGGGGCGGTGCCCGGCACGCGGCCGGACCCGACCACAGTGCCAGCCCGGCGGGCCCGTCGGGGAGAGAGATCCGTCACTGCCCGGCCGCCGGCCGGTGCGAGCACGGCCGGGCCCTCCCCCGTACCGGTCAGCGGCCCACGGCCACCAGCCCCGCCCAGAACGCCGGGTCCGCCCGGTCGTGGCCCGAGACGACCAGGGCGTCCAGCAGTTCGGTCGCGAGGCTCCGCACGGCGGCGGGCAGCGACGCGGGCAGCTCCCGTTCCGGGCCGGTCATCCACAGCTGCGCCCGGCGAAGGGCGTCCGCCGGGGCCTGGCCCGTACGCAGCCCGTGGTGGAACAGGAGGTCCACGAGGGCCGTCGCGTGCAGCCGGACCGGCCACAGCGAGCCGAGGACGAAGGAGGCTCCCCCGGACTGCGTCCCGTCCGGACCGGCTGTCCGGGCTCTCGGCATCGTTCGAGCAGGGGATACCCCATCCCTGATGGAGTGCCCGAGGGCG comes from the Streptomyces sp. NBC_00525 genome and includes:
- a CDS encoding acyl-CoA dehydrogenase family protein, giving the protein MSDRVPQWVERSLPTEESRELIALVRDIAQREIAPYAAEEEESGRFPREVFALLSESGLLGLPYDSEHGGGDQPYEVYLQVLEELAAARLTVGLGVSVHSLACHALAGYGTKDQRGEHLRAMLSGGLLGAYCLSEPASGSDAASLRTKAVRDGDDWVLTGTKAWITHGGIADFYTVLARTGVEGARGITAFLVPGDAAGLSAAAPEKKMGMKGSPTAQLNFDGVRIPDSRRIGDEGQGFAIALSALDSGRLGIAACAIGVAQAALNASLDYATGRKQFGRPIADFQGLRFMLADMATRIEAGRALYLAAARLRDAGRPFSRQAAMAKLFCTDAAMQVTVDAVQVLGGYGYTQDFPVERLMREAKVLQIVEGTNQIQRMVIARHLAGPESR
- a CDS encoding SCO1431 family membrane protein, producing the protein MTAHTATAARRRSRTGGPDDGPKLLEHLAGWTLVVVVAMLITQLGLL
- a CDS encoding CHAT domain-containing protein; its protein translation is MPRARTAGPDGTQSGGASFVLGSLWPVRLHATALVDLLFHHGLRTGQAPADALRRAQLWMTGPERELPASLPAAVRSLATELLDALVVSGHDRADPAFWAGLVAVGR